ATATTCGTAGGTGTCCACTTCTCTTACAGACAATTTATTATCTTCCACCCTGCATTGTTGTCCGGGAGCCAGGATAACTGATTCTTTCCCTAGAGAGTAGGCTATCTTTCCGCGAACCAACGTGGTCATAGGCACCTCATCCTCATAACAATGTATATTGAAAGCAGTTCCTAAAACACGGATATTTCCGGTAGGAGTTTCCACTATGAATGGTTGCGACTTGTTTTCGGTTACATCAAAAAAGAGTTCGCCTTTCGCCAATACCTTTCTTTCTTTTTCGTCAAAGTTGCTTGGGAAGGTGATTTCCGAATCTGCATTGAGCCAGACGAGAGTTCCGTCACTCAACTGCATCTTGAATCTTTTTCCCCGCAATATCTTCAATGTATTATATACTACTTCGGCAGGAGCGGTCTTCATTTGTGCATATTCTTCAATAGGCTGTTCGTCTATTCTTATAGTCCCGGATGACACGGACAACATCTTTTGAGAACTCTGCACCGGAATTTTCTCTCCACTGGCAGTTATAAGGAGTATGTCTGTCGAATCCGCCGGAACGGTATCCGTTTGTCGGACGTCTACAACAGCAAGTTCCGAAGGAGAATGTGGCTTTTCACCGTCATACATATATACGAATATGGCAGACGCGCATACAAAAGCTATCAATGCGGCTGCGGCAACATATCTATTCCAGACGATACGACGCACCGGTTTCGCAGGTTTCAGGCGCTGCATAAAGTTTGAATATGCTTCCTGAGATTCCACCATATCTTTTCCAAAGTCTATTGATGACAGGAAATCAGGATTATTATATTTATCAAACAGCTCACGATGGCGTGCAGACTCATTCAACCAGTCTTCCAACTGCCTCTTTTCTTCCAAAGTAATTTCGCCCGAAATACTTTTTCTGATTAATGCTGCGATATGAATAATATGACGATTGTTCATTATTTTGTCTCCTTTCTATAAATAAAGACACACAAGAGAAAGAAAAGTGGCGCATTATTTCAAAAAAAAACGGTAACTTCTTTTTTTTTGAATAGAATCAAAATATTTTTTATGTATTTTGTTCAAAGTTGGATAATACTTATACCTTTGCAAAAAAGAGAATAAACACTGTATGATATAACAGAAGGTTTTTACTTAAAGATGGCAAGACTTAACCCCGATGAAGTAATCATTTCAAAAATAGCGGCAGACTTCCCTGAAGGATTCCGGGCGCTTTTCATCACTTATTATAAGCCCTTATTGCGTATTGCGGAGAAAATGATAGGAGTTGAATTCGCAGAGGATATTGTGCAAGACACTTTTCTGACTATCTGGAACAATAAACAGAGTTTTGATACTATTCTCTCTTTGAAATCGTACCTATATACCAGTATTCAGAATAAGTGCCTGAACGTAATACGCACCAACCAGCAGTTCGAGAAATATAAAGTCGAGCAATCCGTCGAGCCGGGCGAGGAATATATTCTTGACGAAGAGGTTATCTCACAGTTATACCAAACGATAGATTTATTGCCCGAACATTACAAGGAAGTAATGCTCAAAAGCATGGAAGGAGAGTCCATTGCCAAGATTGCCTTGTCAATGGACACAACGGAAGATGCGATAAAAGCCTATAAACGGCGAGCCAAGCAGATTCTTAAAAAAGAACTGGGAGACAAAGCCTTTATCCTATTATTCTTATAAAACCACCAACGACGCGTTTCACCTTACGCCTTCAACCGTATCACAAACCGGCTTCCCTTTCCCAGTTCGCTTTCCACCGTCAACGTGCCACCGTGGGCTTCCACAAAATCCCTCGAAATAGACAGCCCGAGCCCGCTTCCCTGCACTTTCGTTCCGGGGACACGGAAATAACGGTCGAAGATGCTTTTGTGATAGCGCGGGTCGATACCTTTGCCGAAGTCCTGAACATATAATTCGATGACAGTATCTTCCTGTCTGGCTCCGATGACAACATGCCCGTTTTCTTTGGAGTAGCGGATGGCGTTGCTTAATAAGTTAGTCAATACCCAGGCAATCTTTTCGCTGTCTACGAAGAGCTTTCCTATTTTCTCTTCGGGATATTCCACTTCGATTTGAATATTGAATTTATCCGCTTGCACCTGGTTGGCTTTGATGGCATATTCTATCAGTTCAATCGGTTTCGTTATTTTCGGCATCATTTGCAGTTTGCCGGCTTCCACCTGAGTCATGTTCAGCAGTTCGCCAGTGATGCTAAGTAACCGTTCGCTGCTCTCCTTGATGCTCTTTGAGAGTTGTTCCTGTTCCTCGTTCAATTCGCCTACACGCTTGTCTTCCAACAGTTGAAGGCTCATCATGATAGCGGAAATCGGGGTTTTCAGTTCATGGGAGATGGTGGAGATAAAGGTAGTCTTGGCTGAGTCCAGTTCCTTGAACTCCGTTATATTTTTCAGTAATATGACATCGCCCAGTTTACGCGGTTCGTCCTTCCCGGCTTCCGTATTGATGATAGGAACGTAAGACGCTTTAAAATAACTCTCTTTATTATCCGCATATATCTTCAAAGGCTCTTTCTGTTCGCTTGGCGTCACCAGTTCGCGAATCAAACGACGGAGAAGATCGTTCTTCAAGGCAAGTTCTTCCGCCGATTTGCGGATTACATTCTCACGTTTCAAGTTCATCACATTCAGGGCTTCCTCATTAACAAACAAAATTTCGCGTTCCATATTCAAGCCGATGACGGGATCGTCTATACTGTTCACAATCGCTTCTATGAATTTCTTCGCGGAAAGAATGTCCGACAAGGTGCTGGCACGGTATTCAGCCAAGCGTTCCGCCATCCGGTTAAAGCTATCGGCTACCTCACGGAACTCTTCATTACCGCTCATATTCAGACGCTTCTCATAATTATGATCGGCTATCTCAAGAATTCCCTCTTTCAGTTCCTTAATCGGTTTGCTGATGGTGCGGGGAAGCCAATAGAGCAATGCAAGTCCCGTTAAGATACAGATACCGCCGGTAATGGAAATCCATAGTAACGCACGTTCCAGTCCGGGCATGGCAGCAGGGCTATCCGGTTCCGTTGCCGTCAGAATTTGAAGATTAATAACCGAAAGGGTTACCAGCAAAATAATCATTCCCGCCAGCATCCCGATGCCAAGAATCAGTTTCGTTTTAATATTCATAATGTTCATGCGATTAATATTATGCAAGTATAATCAAATCTACATTAGCTTGCGACAAATTATTTAAAAACTTTCTGTATCCCAGTATAGAACAGATGGCATACGGCAAGCTCAGATTGGGAGTTCCCATACAGACCGTCGATATTTGCTTCTCCCTGCAAACCTTGACGATACTCCCCAAAATATCCTTCGACTGCACCTGAACCACTTCCCCACCAAGCTCTGCCACCAGTTTGAAATGATTCAGCAGATAACGCTGACGCGCCAGGTCAATCCTGTCCATGCTCTCTTTCGGTGTCTGGACATACAAGGCGATAAAAGTAGTATTATACCGCGTTGCCAACTTCGCCGCCTTTCTGATAATCCGCCGGGGCGTCCTTTCATGGCTGCTGATACAAGCCATAAACTTCTCATGCCGCAGACCGACGGCAACTCCCATCACCACCTCATTTTCCACCTTCTTCTCCACCCGTAGCGCCACTTCCTTCAACGCCAGTTCCCGCAATTGAAGAATATTCTCCGTGCGGAAGAAGTTATTCAACGCCATCAGAATCTTTTCCGGGCGATATATCTTTCCCGCTTTCAAGCGGGAAATCAGTTCCTCGGCAGTCAAGTCGATATTCACTACTTCGTCCGCTTCCTGAAGCACGCTGTCCGGCACCCGTTCTTTCACCTCGATACCCGTAATCTCCTGCACCTCTTCGTTCACACTTTCGATGTGCTGGATATTGATTGCCGAAATCACGTTGATACCCTCGTCCAGCAAAGCCATAACGTCCTGCCACCGTTTTTCATTCAGGCTTCCTTCCACATTCGTATGTGCCAGTTCGTCCACAATCACGATTTCAGGATGCACGCGGATGATTGTGTCCAGATCCA
The DNA window shown above is from Bacteroides faecium and carries:
- a CDS encoding FecR family protein, which codes for MNNRHIIHIAALIRKSISGEITLEEKRQLEDWLNESARHRELFDKYNNPDFLSSIDFGKDMVESQEAYSNFMQRLKPAKPVRRIVWNRYVAAAALIAFVCASAIFVYMYDGEKPHSPSELAVVDVRQTDTVPADSTDILLITASGEKIPVQSSQKMLSVSSGTIRIDEQPIEEYAQMKTAPAEVVYNTLKILRGKRFKMQLSDGTLVWLNADSEITFPSNFDEKERKVLAKGELFFDVTENKSQPFIVETPTGNIRVLGTAFNIHCYEDEVPMTTLVRGKIAYSLGKESVILAPGQQCRVEDNKLSVREVDTYEYVSWIDEVLVFKDKELDEILSTLSRLYDVDIYYENPELKRLPFTGSFKQYEHLDKIIRMIEDCGLIRIKQDGKTLTISK
- a CDS encoding sensor histidine kinase, with the protein product MNIKTKLILGIGMLAGMIILLVTLSVINLQILTATEPDSPAAMPGLERALLWISITGGICILTGLALLYWLPRTISKPIKELKEGILEIADHNYEKRLNMSGNEEFREVADSFNRMAERLAEYRASTLSDILSAKKFIEAIVNSIDDPVIGLNMEREILFVNEEALNVMNLKRENVIRKSAEELALKNDLLRRLIRELVTPSEQKEPLKIYADNKESYFKASYVPIINTEAGKDEPRKLGDVILLKNITEFKELDSAKTTFISTISHELKTPISAIMMSLQLLEDKRVGELNEEQEQLSKSIKESSERLLSITGELLNMTQVEAGKLQMMPKITKPIELIEYAIKANQVQADKFNIQIEVEYPEEKIGKLFVDSEKIAWVLTNLLSNAIRYSKENGHVVIGARQEDTVIELYVQDFGKGIDPRYHKSIFDRYFRVPGTKVQGSGLGLSISRDFVEAHGGTLTVESELGKGSRFVIRLKA
- a CDS encoding RNA polymerase sigma factor, which gives rise to MARLNPDEVIISKIAADFPEGFRALFITYYKPLLRIAEKMIGVEFAEDIVQDTFLTIWNNKQSFDTILSLKSYLYTSIQNKCLNVIRTNQQFEKYKVEQSVEPGEEYILDEEVISQLYQTIDLLPEHYKEVMLKSMEGESIAKIALSMDTTEDAIKAYKRRAKQILKKELGDKAFILLFL
- a CDS encoding sensor protein KdpD, whose protein sequence is MDDREQSVQHFLDLIKKSHRGKFKIYIGMIAGVGKSYRMLQEAHELLENGVDVQIGYVETHGRAGTEALLEGLPVIPRRKIFYKGKELEEMDLDTIIRVHPEIVIVDELAHTNVEGSLNEKRWQDVMALLDEGINVISAINIQHIESVNEEVQEITGIEVKERVPDSVLQEADEVVNIDLTAEELISRLKAGKIYRPEKILMALNNFFRTENILQLRELALKEVALRVEKKVENEVVMGVAVGLRHEKFMACISSHERTPRRIIRKAAKLATRYNTTFIALYVQTPKESMDRIDLARQRYLLNHFKLVAELGGEVVQVQSKDILGSIVKVCREKQISTVCMGTPNLSLPYAICSILGYRKFLNNLSQANVDLIILA